The nucleotide window ACGGGGTGTGCGTATCCCCCGCTCGGAATACCTCGACAAGGCGGATGAGGTGCTGGGCGCGGCCGGCAAGATCGCCGCAATGAAGGAGGACCTGGAACAGGCCAGGTACCCGAAGAAGGTCCGTGATCTGGCCAAGCTGGAGGCAGAGGCAGTCGAACTCGGCGCCTACAGCAACCACAACCTGCATGGGTTGTTGCAGACGAGGGAGTACACGACGGCCCTGTTCGAGATGCGGCGGCCCGCGTACTCGCAGGACCAGGTGGAGCGGCTCGTGGAAGCCCGCATGGCCCGAGAGGCGATTTTCGAGCGCTCACCGGCGCCAGCGCTCACATTCGTCCAAGAAGAAGTGACCCTACGCCGCCCAGTAGGGGGCAGAATGGTTCTGCGCCGACAGCTCGAACGCCTGTTGGAGGTAGGGCAGTTAC belongs to Streptomyces sp. NBC_01454 and includes:
- a CDS encoding helix-turn-helix domain-containing protein, with the protein product MNVDGTDEAGWELDPEDESRAVVEAVGRQLKLWRKAAGMRPAEFAALMGYGENLIYKIERGVRIPRSEYLDKADEVLGAAGKIAAMKEDLEQARYPKKVRDLAKLEAEAVELGAYSNHNLHGLLQTREYTTALFEMRRPAYSQDQVERLVEARMAREAIFERSPAPALTFVQEEVTLRRPVGGRMVLRRQLERLLEVGQLRNVEIQVMPTDRDDHAGMGGQIQVLKFRDGSVVGRDEGQVTSRPITDPKEIRILELRYGIIRAQALTPRESLTFIEKALGET